From the Malaclemys terrapin pileata isolate rMalTer1 chromosome 13, rMalTer1.hap1, whole genome shotgun sequence genome, one window contains:
- the LOC128847904 gene encoding olfactory receptor 14A16-like — protein MSNRTTVTEFLLLGFSDVRELQIWHFVGFLVMYLAALVGNLLIFMAIALDHHLHTPMYFFLMNLSILDVGSISVTVPKSMANSLMNTRSISYAGCVAQVFFLTFFIPADFSLLIVMAYDRYIAICQPLHYDTMMNSRACVQMAAGAWISGILNSVLHTGNTFALTFCGGNMVDQFFCEIPQLLKLACSDSYLSEVRVLAFSVCLLLVCFVFMIVSYVQLFKSVLRIPSEQGRHKAFSTCLPHLTVVSLFVCTGALAYLKPTSSSPSSLDLMAAVLYSVLPPVVNPIIYSMRNKEIKAALRRLTGCR, from the coding sequence atgtccaaccgaACCACCGTGACCGaattccttctcctgggattctctgatgttcgggAGCTGCAGATTTGGCACTTTGTGGGGTTTCTAGTGATGTACTTGGCAGCCCTGGTGGGGAATCTTCTCATCTTCATGGCGATCGCCTTAGAccaccaccttcacacccccatgtacttcttcctgatgaatctgtccatcctagacgttggctccatctctgtcaccgtccccaaatccatggccaacTCCCTCATGAACACCAGGTCCATTTCCTATGCTGGATGTGTTGCCCAAGTCTTTTTCCTCACCTTCTTCATCCCAGCGGATTTTTCCCTTCTCATTGTCATGGCGTATGACCGATATATTGCCAtatgccaaccactgcactatgacaCAATGATGAACAGcagagcttgtgtccaaatggcagctggtgcctggatcagTGGGATTCTCAACTCTGTACTACACACCGGGAACACATTTGCATTGACCTTCTGTGGAGGCAACATGGTGGATcaattcttctgtgaaatcccccagctgcTGAAGCTCGCCTGCTCTGACTCCTATCTTAGTGAGGTTAGGGTTCTTGCATTTAGTGTGTGTTTACTCTTAGTCTGCTTTGTTTTTATGATTGTGTCATATGTTCAGCTCTTCAAATCAGTGCtcagaatcccctctgagcagggacgacataaagccttctccacctgccttcctcacctcactGTGGTCTCCTTGTTTGTTTGCACTGGGGCCCTTGCCTAcctgaaacccacctccagctccccatCTTCTCTGGATCTCATGGCGGCTGTTCTTTATTCCGTATTGCCACCAGTCGTGAATCCAATTatctacagcatgaggaacaaagAGATCAAAGCTGCCCTGAGGAGACTGACTGGGTGTAGGTAA